From the genome of Gorilla gorilla gorilla isolate KB3781 chromosome 4, NHGRI_mGorGor1-v2.1_pri, whole genome shotgun sequence:
TGAATAAAGAGGTGGAGGCAAGAATCGAAACTCCTGGATATATGCAAACAGTGGTCCTTGAAGGGCTCTCTCAAAGTCATCACAAGCACTCACTGGTGCAAGATTGTTCCGCCTTTGTTCCTCTGTTACCACTTCTGCATAGCTGGGTGGTGCTGAAGGAAAAAGATACACGCAATTCGAACAGCATGTTCTTATGCATGTCAAAATACACAGAATAGTAGGTATTAAAAAGCAACGTCAAggtaaaataattattgtttggTGATCAAAACTATGAAGACATATAATCAAAACTGAATATTAGGGGCACATCTACTTTCTTTAGGGAAAGATTACGTTCATCTAGGGTCATAAAATATCAGaggcaaaataattttcttgATAATAATAGTAAGAGATTAAGCTTAGATGTGTATTATCAAATTACCTTCAGGTCTTTCAGGAAGTGATAAACTGAGCCAGTTCATATTCATGCTACACTGACTGCTTACACTTGAGGTTCTGCTACCAAATGGATGTAGAGGAATGGTACCGATGACAAGTggcaaattaagaaataaatccaTAGCTCCAGGAATATCCACATATACCTAAACATTGCAAAGAAATATTAAGTTTAGAATGCCAAGTatgatttccttttcaaaaacTCATAACcaattttaatgttatttgaaacccccatttacttcatttttaaacttACATACATGAAAAGTTTCCCTTTTATGTATAATTCTGTATAGTACATTTACATATAAGGTATAATTGTAAGTCAAACTATATAAGGagttatgtattttatatgtcactatatatggaattaaaaaaaatcaaatcctgGATGTAAGACAAAACTATGTCATAACTTtaagacttaaaaacaaaacaaaacaccaaaaacctcttgggccaggcactgtggctcatgcctataattccaacactttgggaggccatggtggatggatcacttgagcccaggagttcaaggccaacctgggcgACATGGTCAAactccatcactacaaaaaatacaaaaattatccaggcatggctacaggcacacctgtagtcccaactacttgggagctgaggtgggaggatcactggagcccagaaagcagaggctgcagcagaGCTGAGACtgtggcactgcattccagcctgggtgacaggtgtttcaaaaaagaaaaaagaaaggaaaaaacctCTTAAATGTGTACATACCATTAGTGAATATTCCACACGGATTATACTACAGTCGAGGATAGAGGGAGAAACTGGTGGAATTTTCAGCAACTTGCCATTCCACGTCTCTGTCTTTCCAGATGATAACGATTCCCCACGCAAGTTAGCCACAAGCTGTTTTACTTCCTTCATTTTCCCTTTGGCATAGAAGGCCTGTGTTTGGTAAATGGCTGCCTTTGGCACGACCATTCGGGAAGAGCAGTTCTCAATCTCAGCAAATATCTGAATTGATTCACCTAGAGagggaaaaatatatacatatctactgttagaaaaaaacaacaaaagaagtcAAGATTCTTAAAGCTCAAGTAAGAAAGTGCAACTAacatacatgaaaagatgtcctAGGAACTGCAAATAACTTGAGTCATAGAAATGAACTAATCAGTAGCTATTTGAAAAAGGAAACTACATTCTACTTTGTGAAAAAAACAAATGGATAAGCACAATTTGTTATTTCACAAAAGAATActatattatgtttatatttagtagtcatattataaatttatacacaaaagCTAAGTGAAGAAAAGTTTTTTGTGGGAATCTACCTCTTACATACCTGGGGTATAGCCCTTCCTTTCAATTTTGGCACTTAAGGATATTGGGCCTGAGGTACAGAACCAGCAACAGAGTGTCTTTTCTTTTGTGCCTGCTTGGGGtgactgtaagaaaaaaattaagagaaaaaggtCAGTGTATGGAGGTACAATCAAtaccagaatattttaaaatataaccctAAATTTGTgggaagttaaaaattaaaactggttttgctttttttttgtatccagacatatttcttattttttaactaaCCGATGGTTTTGAATTAtaccattacttttatttttaaataaatttccattcaattagaaaaaaaggtaaagggTTTACAGCCCATCCCATAAACATAGTTTTTTAGCTCACACTATTTACAAATATAGTAATCAAAAACCAACCaaataaaaaaaaccctttcCACATTCCATTTAAACTGCCTTAAAAAGGCAGCACAGAAAGGAATCTGATCATAATTCCAAATGTTAACATCTTTCTCtgagaatataaaaaaatcaatatgtaaaaaaggaaaatgccCATTTCTTACGTGCTTTAAAGATGTTATCATTTGTTTAAATCAAATAAAGTTTTAAGtcaaatttgaattattttcagacaaatgcaattaaaaatagatttctttaaaaaaggagTTAAGTTTTTTAATGAAACTAATGATTCCCCATTATTTGACAACTATCCCTCTATTGGAATAAGAAAGTATAGTACAAATTTTAGATTATGATATTGTCAAGTAAGTGATATTGTATTATAATAAAAGATACTACTGCTCTTCTTCCACTCAAATCATCCAAGGACCAGATCTGTTTTTTGTTATGGCTGTCATACTCTGAGTAAGAGATACTTCATATCATATACTGGTCTTAGTTTTATATTTACTTAAAGGTACTACAATGTCAAAAATATGAgcatatttttcattaatttcagtGTTCTTGACTGTATTTAAGAAAATGTacatttatgaaattttaaaagaaaaccagtatttttaaattatgacaaCTGCATAGTTTAGGTGATTGattattctttaatatttatatgccaaaaacaaagaataaataattcaGTCAATTCTTACCAGTAATGAAGGAGTGTTGATATCTATATGCTCAAAGACTGTAAATTCCTTCTTTAATTTTACTGGTAGTAGCCAAGGCCTGTGCAATTCGGCTTTCACCCAATAGCGCACACTGCCATGTCGGCCTTCGAATGAGGTAGCGAGTGGTCTGTGCAGAATATAAAGgtcaatatattaattttatacctCTTTCTAACA
Proteins encoded in this window:
- the ARRDC3 gene encoding arrestin domain-containing protein 3 isoform X1 translates to MVLGKVKSLTISFDCLNDSNVPVYSSGDTVSGRVNLEVTGEIRVKSLKIHARGHAKVRWTESRNAGSNTAYTQNYTEEVEYFNHKDILIGHERDDDNSEEGFHTIHSGRHEYAFSFELPQTPLATSFEGRHGSVRYWVKAELHRPWLLPVKLKKEFTVFEHIDINTPSLLSPQAGTKEKTLCCWFCTSGPISLSAKIERKGYTPGESIQIFAEIENCSSRMVVPKAAIYQTQAFYAKGKMKEVKQLVANLRGESLSSGKTETWNGKLLKIPPVSPSILDCSIIRVEYSLMVYVDIPGAMDLFLNLPLVIGTIPLHPFGSRTSSVSSQCSMNMNWLSLSLPERPEAPPSYAEVVTEEQRRNNLAPVSACDDFERALQGPLFAYIQEFRFLPPPLYSEIDPNPDQSADDRPSCPSR
- the ARRDC3 gene encoding arrestin domain-containing protein 3 isoform X3, producing MVVPKAAIYQTQAFYAKGKMKEVKQLVANLRGESLSSGKTETWNGKLLKIPPVSPSILDCSIIRVEYSLMVYVDIPGAMDLFLNLPLVIGTIPLHPFGSRTSSVSSQCSMNMNWLSLSLPERPEAPPSYAEVVTEEQRRNNLAPVSACDDFERALQGPLFAYIQEFRFLPPPLYSEIDPNPDQSADDRPSCPSR
- the ARRDC3 gene encoding arrestin domain-containing protein 3 isoform X2, with the protein product MVLGKVKSLTISFDCLNDSNVPVYSSGDTVSGRVNLEVTGEIRVKSLKIHARGHAKVRWTESRNAGSNTAYTQNYTEEVEYFNHKDILIGHERDDDNSEEGFHTIHSGRHEYAFSFELPQTPLATSFEGRHGSVRYWVKAELHRPWLLPVKLKKEFTVFEHIDINTPSLLSPQAGTKEKTLCCWFCTSGPISLSAKIERKGYTPGESIQIFAEIENCSSRMVVPKAAIYQTQAFYAKGKMKEVKQLVANLRGESLSSGKTETWNGKLLKIPPVSPSILDCSIIRVEYSLMVYVDIPGAMDLFLNLPLVIGTIPLHPFGSRTSSVSSQCSMNMNWLSLSLPERPEEHAVRIACIFFLQHHPAMQKW